A single region of the Brassica rapa cultivar Chiifu-401-42 chromosome A03, CAAS_Brap_v3.01, whole genome shotgun sequence genome encodes:
- the LOC103858002 gene encoding zinc finger protein 8 produces the protein MEETNGRRETHDFMNVNVESFSQLPFIRRTPPKDHKGSKIRLFGQELLKDNPQHEDFSPDSCETITTRIKDEGSSENVKEKEKDKSKNRRFECHYCFRKFPTSQALGGHQNAHKRERQHAKRGSMTSYLNQHPEPHYVYGFLNNHHYPSWTTEARFYGGGGGVQQTPSYYSGTLLPPPSSSIPPTINGSPLGFWRVPPSTSTNAIHGVYSASPALAFRAHDQESREPTWPYKLMKPNVKDHVSLDLHL, from the coding sequence ATGGAAGAAACCAATGGACGAAGAGAAACTCACGACTTCATGAACGTCAATGTTGAATCCTTTTCTCAGCTTCCGTTCATCCGCCGTACTCCTCCTAAAGATCATAAAGGCTCCAAGATTCGTCTCTTCGGCCAAGAGCTCCTCAAAGATAACCCTCAACACGAAGACTTCTCTCCAGATTCTTGTGAAACTATAACAACCAGGATCAAAGATGAGGGCAGCTCTGAGAATGTcaaggaaaaggaaaaagacAAAAGCAAAAACAGGAGATTCGAGTGTCACTACTGTTTCAGAAAATTCCCAACTTCTCAAGCCCTAGGTGGACACCAAAACGCTCACAAACGCGAACGCCAACACGCCAAACGCGGTTCCATGACCTCATACCTTAATCAGCATCCTGAGCCTCACTACGTCTACGGCTTCCTCAACAACCATCACTATCCCTCGTGGACGACAGAAGCTAGATTCtacggtggtggaggaggagtaCAACAGACGCCGTCGTATTACTCAGGcactcttcttcctcctccttcttcttctatcCCACCGACGATCAACGGAAGCCCTTTAGGTTTCTGGCGTGTACCGCCTTCCACGTCAACAAACGCTATTCATGGAGTTTACTCAGCTTCACCAGCTTTAGCGTTTAGGGCCCATGACCAAGAGAGTAGGGAGCCGACTTGGCCCTACAAATTGATGAAACCCAATGTGAAAGATCATGTGAGTCTCGATCTTCATCTTTGA
- the LOC103858003 gene encoding uncharacterized protein LOC103858003 isoform X1 → MGTRQVYEEKLRRANLEYDPTMNPGLGSARCPRCLSLLTPNSEKGEWTITPVLHDAAAVAGSGIGGLLSAVNAFNTGIPYLQNRFPGSKRLSFLVGVPLLLGYSGLGAAFGGNIILLLCLNIDYKLVFSDLYHWFFSSCIFYHCYYCRTFYSKCTMSFYQTLLSGGSLATNMAMHVSLILTAFVLNSHHGVCIEMNK, encoded by the exons atgGGAACTAGACAAGTATACGAAGAGAAGCTGAGACGTGCGAATCTCGAGTATGATCCGACCATGAACCCTGGTCTAGGTTCCGCTCGCTGTCCGCGTTGCCTTTCTCTCTTAACCCCTAACTCT GAGAAAGGAGAGTGGACCATCACTCCAGTTCTGCACGATGCTGCTGCTGTG GCTGGTTCTGGTATTGGTGGCTTGCTTAGTGCCGTCAATGCTTTCAACACAG GGATCCCATATCTTCAGAATCGGTTTCCAGGGTCGAAGCGTCTCTCTTTTCTTGTCGGG GTTCCATTGCTGCTAGGGTATTCTGGTCTAGGGGCTGCCTTTGGAGGTAACATAATTCTTCTCTTGTGCCTAAATATTGATTATAAGTTAGTGTTCTCT GATTTATATCATTGGTTCTTCTCATCATGTATATTCTATCATTGTTATTATTGTAGGACTTTTTATAGTAAATGCACCATGAGCTTCTATCAAACTCTGCTCTCTGGAGGTAGTTTAGCAACAAACATGGCCATGCATGTTTCGCTGATTCTGACTGCTTTTGTTTTGAACTCTCATCATGGTGTATGCATAGAGATGAACAAGTAA
- the LOC103858003 gene encoding uncharacterized protein LOC103858003 isoform X2 gives MGTRQVYEEKLRRANLEYDPTMNPGLGSARCPRCLSLLTPNSEKGEWTITPVLHDAAAVAGSGIGGLLSAVNAFNTGIPYLQNRFPGSKRLSFLVGVPLLLGYSGLGAAFGGYALPKFAQLTVTSYYASSSASHYAISMLTRRIEEAHLSRTQKDVK, from the exons atgGGAACTAGACAAGTATACGAAGAGAAGCTGAGACGTGCGAATCTCGAGTATGATCCGACCATGAACCCTGGTCTAGGTTCCGCTCGCTGTCCGCGTTGCCTTTCTCTCTTAACCCCTAACTCT GAGAAAGGAGAGTGGACCATCACTCCAGTTCTGCACGATGCTGCTGCTGTG GCTGGTTCTGGTATTGGTGGCTTGCTTAGTGCCGTCAATGCTTTCAACACAG GGATCCCATATCTTCAGAATCGGTTTCCAGGGTCGAAGCGTCTCTCTTTTCTTGTCGGG GTTCCATTGCTGCTAGGGTATTCTGGTCTAGGGGCTGCCTTTGGAG GTTATGCACTTCCCAAGTTTGCTCAGCTTACAGTTACCTCGTATTATGCGTCTTCAAGTGCTTCACATTATGCGATCTCTATGCTCACCCGCCGCATTGAAGAAGCTCATCTCTCTCGAACTCAGAAAGATGTAAAATGA
- the LOC103858004 gene encoding uncharacterized protein LOC103858004 isoform X2, whose product MPGLAHRDEHYSSGFWSKDADGVSYNQLHKFWSELSPEARHELLRIDRHGFFEQARKNMCCSKCIGLLLEGFSLIVSNGKSLQQKEDLPCNGSGALKDGSHKCIGELHDPAVHQWGGLNATRDGLLTVVDCYLYAKSFKGLQNVFESARARERERELLYPHACGSRQGMVGYGKGHGTTRETCALHTTSLSCDTLVAFWSALEEESRQQLLRMKEEDFIERLTNRFKCKKFCKDCRRNVIREFKELKELKRMQREPQCTDWFCVADTAIHYEVDNDSVRADWSQYFKESDGYQYIEWAIGTEEWETDILKYKYVGNDGSAQVNGLDLGGLHQCYITVRAFKENGRCSEVSVKAHALRGQQCVHSWLVVGDGFVSVKRGECLEMLFEHAEEVEEQEDEVLVDKDGKEDGGDCLRPQKHAKTPELAREFLLDAAAVIFKEQVEKAYRESTARQNANIIFVSLSSKLLEQRVHIACKEIVTLENQKRLVEEEEKEEERKERKRRKEREKKLRRKERLKEKEQKDIPKSSDKATLPVLGREEEGFLNLDEEMNTSVSCEVESATETGDVDEDLSPPGDDQDGWKRVIYNKGRQQVITHYCVREVIINDEAGNKGCFTTKEGKKMEEVGIRQKKDPMMSRTSSSDNYSSCLSEGDSNGSHSMSDSEGRENLVFTENYMPVDQAADERRDMESPGPQTESDQDLFSLFHFGGPVALSTRGSKSGDYVFGDLTGNCKKKKKESIVGEEYNLFAKSNSLRFSIF is encoded by the exons ATGCCGGGTTTAGCACACAGGGATGAGCATTACTCTTCTGGGTTTTGGTCCAAAGATGCTGATGGAGTCAGCTACAATCAACTTCACAAG TTCTGGAGTGAGCTGTCGCCGGAAGCTAGACATGAGCTTCTCAGGATTGATAGGCATGGTTTCTTTGAGCAAGCTCGTAAGAACATGTGTTGTTCTAAATGCATTGGCCTGCTGCTTGAAGGCTTCTCGCTTATTGTTTCAAATGGGAAGTCATTGCAACAAAAAGAAGATCTCCCATGCAACGGATCAGGAGCTTTAAAAGATGGTAGTCACAAATGTATCGGTGAGTTGCATGACCCCGCTGTTCATCAATGGGGAGGTCTCAACGCAACACGCGATGGATTACTCACAGTTGTTGACTGCTATTTGTATGCAAAATCTTTCAAAGGGCTTCAGAAT GTGTTTGAAAGTGCCAGAGCTCGAGAGAGAGAACGTGAGTTGCTCTATCCTCATGCTTGTGGAAGTCGTCAAGGGATGGTTGGTTATGGTAAAGGCCATGGAACAACAAGAGAAACATGTGCTTTACATACCACAAGTCTCTCTTGTGATACATTAGTAGCTTTTTGGTCTGCACTTGAAGAGGAAAGTAGGCAACAACTTTTGAGGATGAAAGAAGAGGATTTCATTGAAAGACTAACTAACAG ATTTAAGTGCAAGAAGTTTTGTAAAGACTGCAGAAGAAATGTTATTCGGGAGTTTAAAGAGCTTAAGGAACTTAAACGCATGCAGAGAGAACCACAATGTACCGACTGGTTTTGTGTTGCTGACACAGCCATTCACTATGAG GTAGACAATGATTCTGTTCGAGCAGATTGGAGTCAATATTTTAAAGAGAGTGATGGATATCAGTACATCGAGTGGGCTATTGGAACTGAAGAATGGGAAACCGATATCCTCAAGTACAAATATGTAGGCAATGATGGGAGCGCTCAAGTCAATGGCCTAGACCTTGGTGGATTACACCAATGCTACATTACTGTCAGGGCTTTTAAAGAGAATGGCCGCTGCTCCGAGGTATCAGTCAAAGCTCATGCATTAAGAGGCCAACAATGCGTTCACTCCTGGCTTGTGGTTGGGGATGGCTTTGTTTCGGTTAAAAGAGGGGAATGCCTTGAAATGCTTTTTGAGCATGCTGAAGAGGTGGAGGAACAAGAG GATGAAGTCCTTGTTGATAAAGATGGGAAAGAGGATGGTGGTGATTGCTTGCGTCCACAAAAGCATGCTAAGACTCCAGAACTAGCTCGAGAGTTTCTTCTAGATGCTGCAGCCGTTATTTTTAAGGAGCAG GTTGAAAAGGCATATAGGGAAAGTACAGCCCGTCAAAATGCAAACATTATATTTGTCAGCCTTTCATCTAAGCTCTTAGAGCAACGTGTTCATATTGCCTGCAAGGAGATTGTCACATTGGAGAACCAG AAAAGACTTgtcgaggaagaagagaaagaagaggagagaaaagaaaggaaaagaagaaaagaaagggaGAAAAAACTTCGTAGAAAGGAGAGGTTGAAGGAAAAAGAGCAGAAGGATATTCCAAAATCTAGTGATAAAGCAACGCTGCCAGTTttgggaagagaagaagaagggttCCTGAATCTTGATGAGGAAATGAACACTAGTGTAAGCTGCGAGGTGGAGTCAGCAACTGAAACTGGAGATGTAGATGAAGATCTGTCTCCACCTGGTGATGATCAAGATGGTTGGAAACGAGTGATTTACAACAAAGGAAGGCAACAAGTTATAACCCACTATTGTGTCAGAGAGGTTATAATAAATGATGAAGCTGGAAATAAGGGGTGCTTTACAACAAAGGAAGGCAAGAAGATGGAGGAAGTTGGCATAAGACAGAAGAAAGATCCTATGATGAGTAGAACCTCAAGTTCAGATAACTACTCTTCATGCCTTAGTGAAGGAGATAGCAATGGATCCCACTCCATGTCTGATTCTGAAGGAAGAGAGAACCTAGTGTTTACTGAAAACTATATGCCTGTGGACCAAGCAGCAGATGAAAGGAGAGACATGGAAAGTCCAGGTCCCCAAACTGAAAGTGACCAAGACTTGTTCTCCTTGTTTCACTTTGGTGGTCCGGTTGCTCTGTCTACAAGAGGAAGTAAGTCAGGAGATTATGTCTTTGGTGATCTCACAGGCAATtgtaagaaaaagaagaaagagagcaTCGTAGGTGAAGAGTACAACTTGTTTGCCAAAAGTAACAGCTTGAGGTTTTCTATCTTCTAA
- the LOC103858004 gene encoding uncharacterized protein LOC103858004 isoform X1 — protein MPGLAHRDEHYSSGFWSKDADGVSYNQLHKFWSELSPEARHELLRIDRHGFFEQARKNMCCSKCIGLLLEGFSLIVSNGKSLQQKEDLPCNGSGALKDGSHKCIGELHDPAVHQWGGLNATRDGLLTVVDCYLYAKSFKGLQNQVFESARARERERELLYPHACGSRQGMVGYGKGHGTTRETCALHTTSLSCDTLVAFWSALEEESRQQLLRMKEEDFIERLTNRFKCKKFCKDCRRNVIREFKELKELKRMQREPQCTDWFCVADTAIHYEVDNDSVRADWSQYFKESDGYQYIEWAIGTEEWETDILKYKYVGNDGSAQVNGLDLGGLHQCYITVRAFKENGRCSEVSVKAHALRGQQCVHSWLVVGDGFVSVKRGECLEMLFEHAEEVEEQEDEVLVDKDGKEDGGDCLRPQKHAKTPELAREFLLDAAAVIFKEQVEKAYRESTARQNANIIFVSLSSKLLEQRVHIACKEIVTLENQKRLVEEEEKEEERKERKRRKEREKKLRRKERLKEKEQKDIPKSSDKATLPVLGREEEGFLNLDEEMNTSVSCEVESATETGDVDEDLSPPGDDQDGWKRVIYNKGRQQVITHYCVREVIINDEAGNKGCFTTKEGKKMEEVGIRQKKDPMMSRTSSSDNYSSCLSEGDSNGSHSMSDSEGRENLVFTENYMPVDQAADERRDMESPGPQTESDQDLFSLFHFGGPVALSTRGSKSGDYVFGDLTGNCKKKKKESIVGEEYNLFAKSNSLRFSIF, from the exons ATGCCGGGTTTAGCACACAGGGATGAGCATTACTCTTCTGGGTTTTGGTCCAAAGATGCTGATGGAGTCAGCTACAATCAACTTCACAAG TTCTGGAGTGAGCTGTCGCCGGAAGCTAGACATGAGCTTCTCAGGATTGATAGGCATGGTTTCTTTGAGCAAGCTCGTAAGAACATGTGTTGTTCTAAATGCATTGGCCTGCTGCTTGAAGGCTTCTCGCTTATTGTTTCAAATGGGAAGTCATTGCAACAAAAAGAAGATCTCCCATGCAACGGATCAGGAGCTTTAAAAGATGGTAGTCACAAATGTATCGGTGAGTTGCATGACCCCGCTGTTCATCAATGGGGAGGTCTCAACGCAACACGCGATGGATTACTCACAGTTGTTGACTGCTATTTGTATGCAAAATCTTTCAAAGGGCTTCAGAAT CAGGTGTTTGAAAGTGCCAGAGCTCGAGAGAGAGAACGTGAGTTGCTCTATCCTCATGCTTGTGGAAGTCGTCAAGGGATGGTTGGTTATGGTAAAGGCCATGGAACAACAAGAGAAACATGTGCTTTACATACCACAAGTCTCTCTTGTGATACATTAGTAGCTTTTTGGTCTGCACTTGAAGAGGAAAGTAGGCAACAACTTTTGAGGATGAAAGAAGAGGATTTCATTGAAAGACTAACTAACAG ATTTAAGTGCAAGAAGTTTTGTAAAGACTGCAGAAGAAATGTTATTCGGGAGTTTAAAGAGCTTAAGGAACTTAAACGCATGCAGAGAGAACCACAATGTACCGACTGGTTTTGTGTTGCTGACACAGCCATTCACTATGAG GTAGACAATGATTCTGTTCGAGCAGATTGGAGTCAATATTTTAAAGAGAGTGATGGATATCAGTACATCGAGTGGGCTATTGGAACTGAAGAATGGGAAACCGATATCCTCAAGTACAAATATGTAGGCAATGATGGGAGCGCTCAAGTCAATGGCCTAGACCTTGGTGGATTACACCAATGCTACATTACTGTCAGGGCTTTTAAAGAGAATGGCCGCTGCTCCGAGGTATCAGTCAAAGCTCATGCATTAAGAGGCCAACAATGCGTTCACTCCTGGCTTGTGGTTGGGGATGGCTTTGTTTCGGTTAAAAGAGGGGAATGCCTTGAAATGCTTTTTGAGCATGCTGAAGAGGTGGAGGAACAAGAG GATGAAGTCCTTGTTGATAAAGATGGGAAAGAGGATGGTGGTGATTGCTTGCGTCCACAAAAGCATGCTAAGACTCCAGAACTAGCTCGAGAGTTTCTTCTAGATGCTGCAGCCGTTATTTTTAAGGAGCAG GTTGAAAAGGCATATAGGGAAAGTACAGCCCGTCAAAATGCAAACATTATATTTGTCAGCCTTTCATCTAAGCTCTTAGAGCAACGTGTTCATATTGCCTGCAAGGAGATTGTCACATTGGAGAACCAG AAAAGACTTgtcgaggaagaagagaaagaagaggagagaaaagaaaggaaaagaagaaaagaaagggaGAAAAAACTTCGTAGAAAGGAGAGGTTGAAGGAAAAAGAGCAGAAGGATATTCCAAAATCTAGTGATAAAGCAACGCTGCCAGTTttgggaagagaagaagaagggttCCTGAATCTTGATGAGGAAATGAACACTAGTGTAAGCTGCGAGGTGGAGTCAGCAACTGAAACTGGAGATGTAGATGAAGATCTGTCTCCACCTGGTGATGATCAAGATGGTTGGAAACGAGTGATTTACAACAAAGGAAGGCAACAAGTTATAACCCACTATTGTGTCAGAGAGGTTATAATAAATGATGAAGCTGGAAATAAGGGGTGCTTTACAACAAAGGAAGGCAAGAAGATGGAGGAAGTTGGCATAAGACAGAAGAAAGATCCTATGATGAGTAGAACCTCAAGTTCAGATAACTACTCTTCATGCCTTAGTGAAGGAGATAGCAATGGATCCCACTCCATGTCTGATTCTGAAGGAAGAGAGAACCTAGTGTTTACTGAAAACTATATGCCTGTGGACCAAGCAGCAGATGAAAGGAGAGACATGGAAAGTCCAGGTCCCCAAACTGAAAGTGACCAAGACTTGTTCTCCTTGTTTCACTTTGGTGGTCCGGTTGCTCTGTCTACAAGAGGAAGTAAGTCAGGAGATTATGTCTTTGGTGATCTCACAGGCAATtgtaagaaaaagaagaaagagagcaTCGTAGGTGAAGAGTACAACTTGTTTGCCAAAAGTAACAGCTTGAGGTTTTCTATCTTCTAA
- the LOC103858005 gene encoding probable protein kinase At2g41970 translates to MFCCGGADEEPAGPPANQYSAPPNKAGNPNVGGGNRGEPRNTNAPRSGGPAKVLPIEIPAVALDELNRMTGNFGNKALIGEGSYGRVFQGKYNGDDVAIKKLDASSEEPDSDFTSQLSVVSRLKNEHFVELMGYCLEANNRILIYEFASKGSLHDVLHGRKGVQGAEPGPVLNWNQRVKIAYGAARGLEFLHEKVQPSVVHRDVRSSNVLLFNDFVAKMADFNLTNASSDSAARLHSTRVLGTFGYHAPEYAMTGQITQKSDVYSFGVVLLELLTGRKPVDHTMPKGQQSLVTWATPRLSEDKVKQCIDPKLNNDFPPKAVAKLAAVAALCVQYEADFRPNMTIVVKALQPLLNSRPAGPESTS, encoded by the exons ATGTTCTGTTGCGGAGGTGCCGATGAGGAACCAGCCGGTCCACCCGCAAACCAGTATTCCGCCCCTCCTAACAAGGCTGGAAACCCTAACGTTGGCG GTGGAAATAGAGGGGAACCGAGGAACACGAACGCACCTAGATCAGGAGGTCCTGCCAAGGTTTTACCCATAGAGATCCCTGCGGTTGCATTGGATGAGTTGAACAGAATGACGGGTAACTTCGGCAACAAGGCACTGATCGGTGAAGGTTCTTATGGACGTGTCTTCCAAGGCAAGTATAATGGAGACGATGTTGCTATCAAGAAGCTTGACGCCTCTTCTGAAGAACCTGACTCAGATTTCACCTCACAG TTATCGGTTGTATCGCGGCTCAAAAACGAACATTTTGTGGAGTTGATGGGGTACTGCTTGGAAGCAAATAATCGCATCCTCATCTATGAGTTTGCGAGCAAAGGTTCTTTACACGATGTCTTACACG GGAGAAAGGGCGTGCAAGGGGCTGAGCCAGGGCCGGTGCTGAACTGGAACCAAAGGGTCAAGATTGCGTATGGAGCAGCCAGGGGGCTTGAGTTCCTTCACGAGAAGGTCCAGCCATCAGTAGTACACAGGGACGTAAGGTCGAGCAATGTCTTGTTGTTCAATGACTTTGTGGCCAAAATGGCTGATTTCAACTTGACCAACGCATCCTCTGATTCAGCGGCTAGGCTTCATTCTACTCGAGTCTTGGGAACCTTCGGCTATCACGCTCCAGA GTATGCAATGACGGGACAGATAACACAGAAGAGTGATGTGTATAGTTTTGGTGTTGTGCTTTTGGAGCTCTTGACGGGAAGAAAACCTGTAGATCATACCATGCCTAAAGGCCAACAAAGTCTTGTTACTTGG GCAACACCGAGACTAAGTGAAGACAAAGTCAAACAATGCATAGATCCTAAGCTTAATAATGATTTCCCTCCCAAAGCAGTCGCCAAG TTGGCAGCTGTGGCGGCCTTGTGTGTTCAGTACGAGGCAGACTTCCGACCAAACATGACAATCGTTGTCAAAGCACTTCAGCCTCTTCTTAACTCTAGACCAGCCGGTCCTGAGTCTACTTCCTAA
- the LOC103858006 gene encoding putative E3 ubiquitin-protein ligase SINAT1, translating to MAPGGTTYKEALESNWIGLDYEVRMSKVEATNKPAKSASGAIGKIRSSNGSGVHELLECPVCTNLMYPPINQCPNGHTLCSSCKQQVQNTCPTCRYELGNIRCLALEKVAESLEVSCRYQSLGCHDIFPYYSKVKHEQHCRFRSYDCPYAGSECSVTGDIPTLVEHLKVDHKVDMHSGCTFNHRYVKSNPQEVENATWMLTVFNCFGRQFCLHFEAFQLGTAPVYMAFLRFMGDENEAKKFSYSLEVGAHSRKLTWQGIPRSIRDGHKKVRDSQDGLIIPRNMALFFSGSDKEELKLRVTGRIWREE from the exons ATGGCTCCTGGTGGCACTACTTACAAAGAAGCCTTGGAGTCTAACTGGATAGGCTTGGATTACGAGGTTAGGATGTCTAAAGTGGAGGCTACTAACAAACCAGCCAAATCAGCTAGTGGCGCCATTGGAAAAATCCGTTCAAGCAATGGCAGTGGTGTTCATGAGCTTCTTGAATGTCCGGTTTGCACAAATCTCATGTATCCCCCAATTAATCag TGCCCCAATGGCCACACGTTGTGTTCAAGCTGCAAACAACAAGTGCAGAACACGTGCCCTACATGCCGTTACGAGCTCGGCAACATAAGATGCTTGGCTCTCGAGAAGGTTGCTGAATCGTTAGAGGTTTCGTGCCGGTACCAAAGCTTAGGGTGTCACGACATTTTCCCGTACTACAGCAAGGTCAAGCACGAGCAGCACTGCAGGTTTCGATCCTACGACTGCCCTTACGCTGGCTCTGAGTGTTCAGTGACGGGAGACATTCCTACCCTCGTTGAGCATCTCAAAGTTGATCATAAAGTCGATATGCATAGTGGCTGCACTTTCAACCACCGTTACGTCAAGTCTAATCCTCAAGAAGTTGAGAATGCTACGTGGATGCTCACG GTGTTCAACTGTTTTGGAAGACAGTTCTGTTTGCACTTTGAGGCGTTTCAGCTGGGGACGGCGCCGGTGTACATGGCGTTTTTGCGGTTCATGGGAGACGAGAACGAGGCTAAGAAGTTTAGTTACAGCTTGGAAGTTGGAGCTCACAGCCGTAAGCTGACGTGGCAAGGGATTCCGAGAAGCATCAGAGACGGTCACAAGAAGGTCCGGGATAGTCAGGACGGTCTCATCATCCCTAGGAACATGGCTTTGTTCTTTTCAGGCAGTGACAAAGAAGAGCTCAAGTTGAGAGTCACCGGACGGATTTGGAGAGAAGAGTAG
- the LOC103858007 gene encoding uncharacterized protein LOC103858007 has product MEEVNLDLNFGGPDLETEVSLEPNVAEVLSDVANEPFNRDSESLRRFRTRLRSSFRRNNSLPASHLIISSANGADLTASGERESEEDSNKCENGRSKVMEEEDSVREEKSVGSKESFYDCYICMDLSKEPVVTNCGHLYCWPCLYRWLEVSVAKECPVCKGEISVKTLTPIYGRGGKIKGGSEEVSVSDTTNKKKKIPSRPQARRVERVRRSTLQRPGYVGSEIINRFMPWRRVRAESSAAVVAPVYEEGSETMRSSRAMSIWREMLRGRTARNQERNNVASVEDRDSVSQADTAAEIDSMVTVSSSVGRPHENGSRVSDVDSADYHPLRRRLA; this is encoded by the coding sequence ATGGAAGAAGTGAACCTGGATTTGAATTTTGGAGGTCCTGATCTTGAGACTGAGGTAAGTCTCGAGCCTAATGTTGCTGAGGTTCTCTCTGATGTGGCTAACGAACCATTTAACAGAGACTCTGAGTCTCTGAGAAGGTTTAGGACACGGCTCAGGTCAAGTTTCAGACGGAATAACAGTCTCCCAGCGAGTCACTTAATAATCAGTTCTGCAAACGGAGCTGACTTGACAGCTAGTGGAGAAAGAGAGAGCGAGGAGGACTCGAACAAGTGTGAGAATGGGAGGAGCAAAGTgatggaagaagaagacagtGTAAGAGAGGAGAAGAGTGTTGGAAGTAAAGAGAGCTTTTACGATTGTTATATATGTATGGACCTGTCCAAGGAACCAGTTGTGACTAACTGTGGCCATCTTTACTGTTGGCCTTGTCTTTACCGCTGGCTAGAGGTTTCAGTGGCGAAGGAGTGTCCGGTTTGCAAAGGGGAAATATCTGTGAAAACCTTGACTCCAATCTATGGCCGTGGAGGAAAAATCAAAGGAGGATCTGAAGAGGTTTCAGTTTCAGACACCaccaacaagaagaagaagatccctTCAAGACCACAAGCAAGGCGGGTTGAGAGAGTGAGGAGGAGTACACTTCAGAGGCCAGGTTATGTAGGGTCGGAGATTATTAACCGGTTTATGCCTTGGAGGAGAGTTAGAGCAGAGTCCAGTGCAGCGGTGGTTGCACCGGTGTATGAAGAAGGAAGTGAAACCATGAGGTCCTCGCGTGCTATGTCAATCTGGAGAGAGATGCTGAGAGGGAGAACTGCGAGGAACCAAGAGCGAAACAACGTTGCTAGTGTTGAAGACAGAGATTCGGTGAGTCAAGCTGATACTGCGGCTGAGATTGATTCTATGGTGACTGTTTCTTCTTCTGTGGGAAGACCACATGAGAACGGTTCAAGGGTCTCTGATGTTGACAGTGCAGATTATCATCCATTGAGGAGGAGATTGGCTTAG